Within the Flavobacteriales bacterium genome, the region AGAGCTATCCCAAAGACCGGATCAAAGAAGCAGAGGATCGTATCGCCCAGTTAGAAGCTGAGGCCAAAGCGGCAGCAGAGTTGGCCGCCAAACAGGCAGAATTCGATCAACTGGTCAAGAATGCCGATGCGTTGGTAGCAGAAGAGAAATACGATCAAGGTATCGCTGAATACCAACAGGCACTCAAAGTGATTCCAGGGGATGAGACGGTACAGCAGAAGATAGAACATGCCACCAGTGCACGTGATGCCCTGTTGGCTGCTCAAGAAGCGGAAGAGCAATACAATGCCCTGATCGCAGATGCCGATAGATTCTTCAGCAAGGACGAATGGGAAGCGAGCATCGAGAAATATCGAGCGGCTATCGAGGTGAAGGATGAGCCCTACCCGGCCGATCAGATCGAAAAAGCTGAAGCGGCCATAGCCGAGCGCGAACGCCTGGCCGAAGAAGCGCGCCTCGCTGAAGAGGCCAGACGCAGAGCCGAGGCTGACGCACAAGCTCTACAAGCAGAATTCGATGGGCTGATGAAGGATGGCCAGGACGCCATGAGCGATGATGATTTCCAAGAGGCCATCAGCAAATTCGAGAGTGCACTGGGCATTTATCCGGACAATAGCGATGCAAAGGACGCCCTCGCCCGGGCCCAAAAGGCCTATGAAGACATGCTCGCTCAGATGGCAGAAGATGAGAAGCGTAAAGCCGAGCAAGAAGCCTTGGCCGCCAAGCAAGCAGAATTCGATGAGCACATCGCAGAGGGTGATGCATCCATGGGCTCAGAAGAATATCAAGATGCCATCGCCTCCTATGAGGATGCCCTTTCGCTCTTCCCAGAGGATCGTGGCGCCAGTGACAAATTGAAACAGGCTCAAGACGCACTGGCCGATCAGAGGGCGAATATGGCCGAAGCCGAACGGCTCGCTCAGGAAGAGGCTGAACGCAAGGCCAGAGAGCAAGCGGAAGCTGACCGCTTGGCTCAAGAAGAGGCCGAACGTAAGGCCCGAGAAGAGGCCGACCGATTGGCCGCAGAACAAGATGAAGCCGAACGCTTGGCCCAAGAGAAAGCAAAAGCAGATTCATTGGCCGCACTGCGTGAACAGGAATCTGCGGCAGCAGAATTGGATACCCGCTACAATCAGCTGATCGCAGATGCTGATGAACTCTTCAATCTGAAAGACTATCGCGACTCCCGAGAGATCTATGTGGATGCAAGGGAATTGAAACCCGAAGAGAAATACCCACAATCCCGCATAGAGCGTATCGATCTACTTTTGGCTGAATTGGCCGAAGCTGAAAGACTCCAAGCCGAGCGGGAAGCCAGAGAGCGTCAAGAACGGGATAAGAAAGAAGAGTTCGTCAGAGGGAGTGATCTGACCAACTCTTCAGAAGAGGATATCGATGCACGTATGGCCGAAGAACGTAGGAGGAGACTTCAGGCCAAATGGGATGCAATGACGGCCGATAAGGAGCGCTGGAATGAGACCCAGACGGATCTACAACGTGGAGCCGGATCTCGGATAGATGAGAATGTGGAGAAGACCGAAGCCTACCGGGAGAATCAACGAGAAACAGCGGAACGATTCAACGAGGAATTCAAAGACACCGCTTCTGACATGGCCGACTACAAAGAAGGTATCAGGAGCCGCAGCAGAGACTACAGTGAAGATCAAGAAGGAAGGATCGAGGACAATCGCGAGATCGCAGAAGACCTACGGTCCAAGTACAAGAGCTTCTCAGAGAAATACTATGACCGCAATAGCACCTATGATGAACACGTGGATAAGGTAGCTGACTACCGTACGAGCCGAAAGGAGATTGCAGAGAAAGGAAGCGAGATTCACACCGATCGAATAGATGAAACGATCGAACGGAAGTCGGAGATCCAGGATACCCATAGACGTCTGACGCAAGAGGCCGATGACTCCCGTGAAGATGCGTATGCAAGTATCGTAGAACTCAAAGAAGACTTGGCCTCAGTGAAGAATTCCATGGCCGAAGAGCGTATGGTCTCCAATACGGAGTCCATCGATAGGCGTAAGGAACGTCATGCGGAGACTCAGAGGGATCTGGCAGAGAATTCGGCAAGAAAACGACAAGAGAACTACGAGGAACAACATGCGAAAGAGACCTATGCTAGCGGGAAGGATCCCATGGACTATGAGAAATCAGAGCTCGCAGAGGAATATCCTCAAGGAGTGACCGAAGAGACCTATACGGAAGGCTCTAAAGAAGTGATCCGTAGGATCGTGGTCATCGGAAACAAGGCCAACGAATACCACAAGGTCGTATCTCTGAGTGGCACCTACTACTTCAAGAACGGACAGAGCATCTCCAAGACCCTGTGGGACCTGGAGAGCGACAAGGTTCTGGAGTAGGCGCATCTCGGTTTCATTAAAGGTCCATGCTTCCTAAATTCGTAGCATGAGATCATCGCTCTTGGCCCTGCTGTTTCTGTTAACTTGCTTCTCCCTTTCTGCTCAATCCTACACCTATTACCCCACAGGCGATACCACCGATGTATTGACCACCACCCTACCCGGCACCTGCATGATGGGTGGAGCCTCAGAACATGACAATGCCATGATCTGGTTCTTGCAGCGGTCCGGTGGCGGGAACATCCTGGTCATCCGCGCTTCAGGCAGTGATGGATACAATGACTATCTCTACTCCGACCTCGGAGTGGACGTCCAGTCCGTGGAGACCATCGTCTTCAACAATGAAAGTGCAGCCGAAGATCCATTTGTGCTGGACCGCATCAGCAAGGCCGAGGCCATTTGGATGGCCGGAGGCGATCAATGGAATTACGTGGATTATTGGAGGGACAGTCCCGTAGGTCAGCTGCTCCAGCAACATGTCTCACAGAAACAAGCTCCCATAGGGGGCACCAGTGCAGGAATGGCCGTACTCGGAGGTGCCTATTTCTCGGCACAGAATGGTACAATTACTTCGGCCAGTGCTTTGAGCAATCCCTACGCGAGCACTTTGACCATAGGATTTCAGGATTTCTTGGATCTCCCCTTCTTGACCCATACCATCACCGACACTCATTATGATGATCCAGACCGCAAAGGGAGGCACATGGCGTTTCTCGCCCGTATGGCCAGCGATCACGGTGTGCTTTCTCGAGGGATCGCCTGTGATGAATACACGGCAGTGTGTATCGATGAGAACGGAGTAGCCCGTGTATTCGGTGAGTATCCCACCTATGATGACAATGCGTATTTCCTCCAGGCCAATTGCGAAGGACCTATCACACCCGAGACATGTGAGTCCGGTGTACCACTGACCTGGGACCGGTCACAGGCAGCCGTCAAAGTCTATCATGTGCAAGGGGATTGGGAAGGAAGCAAATACCTTGACTTGAACGACTGGAACACTGGTATGGGCGGATTTTGGGAACACTGGTGGGTGCAGAATGGCGCTCTTTCAGAATCACCTGCTGAAGCTCCAGACTGTGCTTCTTTTCTCTCAGAATCACATACTAGCGATCTCTCCCGCTGGATAGAATATGATCCGCAATTCCAGAGTGTGCATCTCTTCTATCCTTCCTCTTCATTCATCGTACGCGACCATTTAGGTCGTGCCGTACTAAGTAGCCGGTCACCCACCACGTCCCTGGATTCGCTCCCTACAGGTATCTACCATATAGAGATACGTACATCCCAAGGGCCTATCGGATCATTCAGAATAGGTGTATCATGAGGAAGTTGAAGTATCTGACGGTGTTCTCTTTGCCGATCACGGTGCTCATCTCTTTTTACTCCTATGGAGTGCTTAGTTTCCTTCCTCTTATCCTCTTCTTCGGTCTCGTACCCCTAGTAGAATTGTTCATCCGACCGGATGCACGCAATCTCGATCAGCGAGAACAAGTCCTAGCTGAAAAGGATCGCTTTTACGACTACCTGCTCTATCTCACGGTTCCCATTCAGGTCACGGTACTCATCCTCTTCCTCGTACAGATCAAAGAGCCTGGGCTTGATACCTTCACCTTGATAGGTCGTATCGTCTCCATGGGTCTGATGTGTGGTGTGATCGGGATAAATGTGGGACATGAACTGGGGCATCGAAGTCCGGGCTGGGATCATTTCTTAGGCGAAGTGCTGATGCTGACCTCATTGGAGAATCATTTCATCCCCTACCATAACAATGGCCATCACCTCAATGTAGCCACTCCTTCAGACCCTGCCACTGCTCGTAGGAATGAGCCCGTCTATTCCTTCTGGATCCGTTCCCATATCGGAAGCTACATACAAGCCTGGGAGTTGGAAGCTGCACGTCTCCAACGAAAAGGTCTCTCTTGGTTTCACGTCCAGAACAAGATGATCAAGTATTCCATTGCACAGATCCTCCTTGTACTGGTGATCTTTGGAGTCTTCGGGCTGATGGCGACAATAGCATTTCTAATTGCGGCCATCCTAGGTATAGTCCTTTTAGAGACTGTGAACTATATCGAACACTACGGCCTTCTGCGCAGGCAGAAAGAAAATGGGAGATATGAGCGTGTCCAACACCACCACTCGTGGAATTCGGATTTTGTGATCGGACGCGTGGTACTCTTCGAGCTATCTCGACATTCTGACCATCACTACAAGGCCAACAAACACTATCAACTGCTGAATTCTCTTACAACCAGCCCCCAGATGCCTACGGGATACCCGGGAATGATGCTCTTTGCGTTGGTCCCTCCTCTTTGGTTCAGGTACATGAATCGAAGGATCGATGAGTTCCAGAATACACTATCTGAATGAGACCCTCCGCCCCATATTTCGCAGTGATCTTCACCTCCCTTCGCAGCGAGGTCGAGGATGACTACATTTCAACGAACGACCTACTCATGGAGAAGGCCAAGACCTATGCAGGATTCCTTCATCAGGATGCAGTGCGGGATGGGCTGGGAATCGCCATCAGTTATTGGAAAGATCTGGATTCCATCCACCAATGGAGTAAGGATGTGGATCACATACTCGCAAAGCAACGAGGGAGCAAGGAATGGTATACCAGCTATAGTGTACGCATCGCTCGAGTGGAGAGGGAGTATGGCAATCCGAACGAACTCTGGAGCCCACTGAAGCATACAGATAGCGAGCCTAGATAAGTACATTCTCTCCTTGGGACCGGGTTAGCTATCTCTTCATATTCATCTATTTTCACGGCCATGCCTAGGGTCATCATAATCGGTTCGGGAAACGTAGCATACACTTTCGGTAGACGACTGAAGGAAAAAGGGTGTGAAATCCGCCAAGTACACTCACGTAACCCGGGAGAAGGTGCAGCCCTTGCTCGTGACCTGGAGGCGACCTATGTAGACGCACCCAAGGATCTCGATCCGGAGGTCGAGATAATTATGATCGCAGTGAGTGATGACGCTATCCATGAAACTGCTCGATCTATCCCCAAGACCTCGGCACTGGTCGTCCACTGTTCGGGATCGACACCCTTGAGTGTACTCCCTCAACGGAGTAGAGCCGTCATCTGGCCCCTTCGGTCTATCGCCAAGGGCCAGCAGATGACTTGGCATGACATGAATATCATCATGGAATCCGACTCGGACTATGCATCTGTACGCGCCATGGACCTCATCGCCCTTCTTGGTGCCAAAGCCGTGGAAATGGACAGTCAACGCAGGAAGATGGCCCACTTGATCGCAGT harbors:
- a CDS encoding cyanophycinase — its product is MRSSLLALLFLLTCFSLSAQSYTYYPTGDTTDVLTTTLPGTCMMGGASEHDNAMIWFLQRSGGGNILVIRASGSDGYNDYLYSDLGVDVQSVETIVFNNESAAEDPFVLDRISKAEAIWMAGGDQWNYVDYWRDSPVGQLLQQHVSQKQAPIGGTSAGMAVLGGAYFSAQNGTITSASALSNPYASTLTIGFQDFLDLPFLTHTITDTHYDDPDRKGRHMAFLARMASDHGVLSRGIACDEYTAVCIDENGVARVFGEYPTYDDNAYFLQANCEGPITPETCESGVPLTWDRSQAAVKVYHVQGDWEGSKYLDLNDWNTGMGGFWEHWWVQNGALSESPAEAPDCASFLSESHTSDLSRWIEYDPQFQSVHLFYPSSSFIVRDHLGRAVLSSRSPTTSLDSLPTGIYHIEIRTSQGPIGSFRIGVS
- a CDS encoding alkane 1-monooxygenase; this translates as MRKLKYLTVFSLPITVLISFYSYGVLSFLPLILFFGLVPLVELFIRPDARNLDQREQVLAEKDRFYDYLLYLTVPIQVTVLILFLVQIKEPGLDTFTLIGRIVSMGLMCGVIGINVGHELGHRSPGWDHFLGEVLMLTSLENHFIPYHNNGHHLNVATPSDPATARRNEPVYSFWIRSHIGSYIQAWELEAARLQRKGLSWFHVQNKMIKYSIAQILLVLVIFGVFGLMATIAFLIAAILGIVLLETVNYIEHYGLLRRQKENGRYERVQHHHSWNSDFVIGRVVLFELSRHSDHHYKANKHYQLLNSLTTSPQMPTGYPGMMLFALVPPLWFRYMNRRIDEFQNTLSE
- a CDS encoding antibiotic biosynthesis monooxygenase, with the translated sequence MRPSAPYFAVIFTSLRSEVEDDYISTNDLLMEKAKTYAGFLHQDAVRDGLGIAISYWKDLDSIHQWSKDVDHILAKQRGSKEWYTSYSVRIARVEREYGNPNELWSPLKHTDSEPR
- a CDS encoding DUF2520 domain-containing protein → MPRVIIIGSGNVAYTFGRRLKEKGCEIRQVHSRNPGEGAALARDLEATYVDAPKDLDPEVEIIMIAVSDDAIHETARSIPKTSALVVHCSGSTPLSVLPQRSRAVIWPLRSIAKGQQMTWHDMNIIMESDSDYASVRAMDLIALLGAKAVEMDSQRRKMAHLIAVILNNFSNHLLHMADVLCAEVALDRRIFQDLMEHTLHNSGPAIESQTGPAVREDDLTMDKQMKLLADHPHFKDVYEAISRSIIKEKNDQEL